From Rhododendron vialii isolate Sample 1 chromosome 7a, ASM3025357v1:
CAGGGCCTACAGCACAGTGTTGAAGGTCCTGTTACTCCCAAGGATGAAGGATTAATATTTGGTGGTGATAAATTCCAATTTTCACGGGGAGTTGGGTACCAAAATGTCAATTATAGAAGATTTCAATTTGAACTCAATGCCGGGATATGCCAGTTCTCTAAAAGAGGTTTTAAAGCAGACAATGCTCAGCCAGGAGGTTATATTCAGAAAGCAGGTTTGTGGACGGTTTCCCCATAATTTTTAATTTCCATTCAACTTCATGAAGCCTTTTTGCGTCACCAATTGGCAACGTTTCGTcttcttgatttttattttttattctaaagggcCTCCTTTAAATTGGACCAAGGCCTTTGGCTCTTTGTTGGGCTATCTCTAGAGCCAGTGGGGTAAAATCAGAAGGCTTTTTATCTTGCTGGTCTTAGATATCTCTTCCAAAATATTGCTTCTGCTGAATGATAAAGTGTAGACTATTCATGAATAAAGCATGGATTTTGTGCTATATTTACGCATTGATTTTTGTGCTACTTATTTTCATTCAGGTCCACGAACTCCACCGTCTTCATAGGATGCAAAAATCCTTGATGGAGGACTCCATTTGGAAAGAGCTCAATGGATACAATTTGTGGAAAATGAGCACAGAATCAACCTTAGGTCCATTCACCAATCCTATACGATATTCAGCTCAGCCAGAAGATAAATCATTTTCCAACAGTTCCATGGTGTGACTTCTCATTTTGCAGTAGTCCCACTGTAAATTACCATAACTTCTAATTTACTACGATGCAATGAATGGAATCTTTTGCCTGGTTCTCTTTCCCTAGTTATTTCTGTGGGGATGTTCTTTTGATAATTGAAGTGTGGTTACAATGTGGAATGCTTCCTGCTGTTTTGGGACTATACTTCCTTATGGATTCATGTTAATTGGTATGGCTTAGAGAAGTTGGCCTTGACCATATCTAGTGGACTCTAGGTCCAAATGGGACCTAAGGACTAGATATCAAAATGGGATATGAGCGGCTTTCGCTTTGCTGGATTTGATGTACATAATGTCATGCAACTCACTCCCGTTATAAGCATGGTGCAGTTAGATACGTTACTAGTTTATTAGGGGTGTAATTCTTACGTACAACCAATCAACACGTGTAGTTTCTGATATTGTGTTTAACTTGCTATTCAGCTGGAATCAACACGATATGCAAGCAAGGATTTTCTTGGAGAGAATAGTGACTACTCTAGACTTCAGCAGAGGTCTTTTGATCTTCAACTTCCCGGTGATCAGCTTGTCAATCACGTTGGCATGGACCTTTTACAGGAAAGAAATGTTTGGAATTTGAGGAAATCCACAGAATCAAACCATCCATTTGATGACAATACTGTATCTTTTTTGGAGGAGGTGAAACTCACCCTGAGCTTTGGAGGGGACACTGGAAAAGTGGGCATCAACAACAGTACTTGgcatgagaaaaaaaaacagtccaCCTCCCATCATGTTATTAACTTGGAGGAATCAGCCAATATGGCATCCTGTACGGACTCCGAATCTTTATCAACTCCATGCTGTGCTGCACCGATCACTAAAGATAAGCATAACTTGCGAGTTCCTGTCGAGTCAAACCATGTCTCCAGAAAAACTAGTATGAAGAAAGATTTATCTTCTGGGCTTACATTGAGTTGCTCTACTGTAGATAGTAGTGAAAGCTGTGAGGGACAAGACTCCTTCAATCAAGGTTTGATATATTCAAATGCTTCCAGCATAAAGATGTATAATTGCGTCGTGCAAAATGCAAATAAAGATTATGCTTGGTTACTGATCAagttatgtttttgttttgttctctgAGCAGGATTAAAAGAACGAAATGTTGATGTTGCACACAACAGCATAAGGACACCGTTAACTTGTTCTAAAGCATTCGACTTGGACCTTAACATAGTTCAGCTTGATGACTCCCCTTACTTGGATGATTCTGTGGTGGCATCTTCATGTCTTTCAATGGATGGCCCATCAGGTGCTTTTGATGGACTAATTGGCAAGTTGTGTGAGAACACTTGTCCTGCTGCAACTAATTGGGGAAAGCCAAATGTTAATTGCCTCAATGAGTCTTCCACTATTCTAGAGCAAGATATTGCTGCCAATCCCACCTTGCTTGTTCCTGTGAGCAGAAACAGTCATTCAGAATTCTGGGCTGATTGTGCCCCAATTAAAGGAATAAATCGAACTGAAGCTTGCTCTATAGCTCTCAAGTCCATGTCAGAACCAACATCAGAAAATTGTGAGTACCTTAACTGTGACCATAGGAACAATGAGATTGGAAATACAGACTCACTGTTgaaatttccaaaaagaaattacacaaatgttataacagaAGAAGTAACTGAGATACGTGAAGACATAGTGCTTCCTAGTTCATGTACATATGGAAGTAGCGTTGAAGATGCAAATACCAAAAAATCTCTTTCTTCATGCATCTTTGATTGCATTACTAATGATAGTTCAAGTGGCGCAAAGACCATGCAATCTGGAACTGATTTTGAAGGATCAAATATTTCACTTTTGAATCAGTACCGAAGATCTCAGTCGTCTGAATCAGGTGAGCAGGACTTAAGATCATCTGACAGCAGTGAACTGAAACATCAATGCTGCAACGAGAAGAAAGAGGAATCAGCAGCAGAAGATATTCTGATCCAAAATGCAGCTGAATCTCTTATCCATTTCTCAATGAAAAGTTCAACTAGTGATCAAGATTGCAGTGCCAAGGCAGGATCAAATGGGAATGAAGGTGAAGAGAGGGATATGCCGCAACATTCCATAGATTCTTACGAGTCAATTGTgctgaaactaacggaaaacaGCGCCGAGGACTATTGTGTTTCATCAAAACACTTCGAAGTAAACGAAATGGATAAAAAGGATTTTGGAATTAAGTTGAAAAGAGGGAGGAGGCTAAAAGATTTTCATAGAGACGTGCTTCCCAGTCTAGCGTCTCTTTCAAGCCATGAGATCCGCGAGGATGTAAGTGTCATGCAAGCGGTAATTAGGTCAAGAGAGTACAAAAGAATGAGATCCAAGATGGCTAATATAGGTGGAAACTTGTCTGCACCTGTCAAAAGCCGGAGGTCGAGACTCACTTATGTGGCAAGGCGATATTATTCATGACAAATCATTGAGAGTTATTAGCAGCGACTTTGCAAGTAGATTCTATCTGATACTAGACGAGTTATTATGACAGCTATATTTATTCATTGTCTTCTTGGAAGTAACTTGGATGCAGTTACGATGAATGCTGAAGCTAAAACGATTCTAcagttttcatgtttttgttttcatatttcAGCAATCTAGAAGGCTAATTGCTGCCTTCGATGTTCCTTATTCTAATTTGTGCTCGCATTGAATATTTTGCCTCTTTCTTGGAAGATTGGATGTTAATATGAACTCATTCTAGGAACACTTTTGGTGTCTATTGGTTTGAAGCTATGCAACCCCTTTTCAATGCTCCTATGCAACGGTCGCGAATTTCTCTCTCGGCTTTATACGACTCCTTGAGCATATTTCtgttttctctccatttctgcCGCCTCGATCTGAATTGTGAACTACTGAACTTTTGGTTTCTTGTGACTTTCATCGCGCATAATGGTATGCACACATTTTCATGAGAAATTtaagagtgcaattttgttcaccctccttcctattggttgaaatggtgtagatcccatcacaaagtgatgtcatgcttattatacaatacactttttggtaaacaCACTTTGCACTTTGTGGTGAGATCCACAttattttaaccaataaaaaagagggtaatgttcaccttcttaagtggagggtgaacaaaactcaactcgaaaTTTAAGCGGAAGGGATCTTTTAAGGGCCTAGCTTTCCGAGACAACCCAAAATCATACAGTCTACTTTTTCGGgccttacttttcaaaattatgcaTGCAAATCCTCAATGGTAACAACCAGTGTTTTACTGATAAtcatacttcttttttttcctgatatGGGCCATCTCTGGGTAATCATGCTTCTTTTTATTGGTGTTCTTTTAGAGAGCTCAATAATCATACTTCCTTTTTTCCTGATAAGGGCCATCTCTGGGTTAGTGGGGTTGACAATCTTGGGCTGGCAGGTAATAATGGTCCACAAATTTGTCCTAACTCGAACTGAATTACACAATAAAATGCACAAAATGGACATTGCCCAAAACTTAAGTCTGATAATGAGTAAAGGGGGACCACGACTGGAACCTGTGCCACGTCTTGAACCTATGTTGTGGCATATGACACCGCAAGCGTGCCACCACTCCGGAAGACTTTGTCGATATATTCTTGAATCTTAGGTAAGAGAAGAcctagaaaaaagaaagaaagaaagataatgAGCTGATTTTCTCGTAATTGGGTACTTCTACATTTTTGTTGGATACTAGGCATAGATCTTTGGTAGAATTGTTTAAGGCCTACTTGGATTATACTGAAAAAATCAAATCTCCCAAATCCGTTTTTTTATATCCTCCTTTGGTAGGTCGCATTGAATCCCTGAGATCTTCTAGTTGATTTGTTAATTCTTGTGGATTTTTGCCTTGTCTATCAGCCAATGATGGGCCTAAGTTGATGCATGAGTGGGTAATGACTGCTGCCATCATGTGGTATTCCTTCTCAATTTCCATTGATCGTTGCCTAAGTGGTGGGGCccaatatttttatttactaatcTTGGATCTGTTTTTTGTACAAGTATTGTGTCACGAATTTTGCAAAAGTGCACAAATTGAGTTGATGATTTTGTATCATCATCCTGGTAGATGAAGATTATATCTAGGTTAGAAAGCAATTAGGATCATGATTATCTCTTGAAAGCACTTTCTTGGGTAGCTATCATTAGATAAATATCACCTATGTGTGTGTAGCTTAGGGTGTGGCTCAAGGAGATTATCGATTAGTCATGATTTACTTAATGTGTACTGCAAGAAGTcattagtagttttttttttttttttaaattcttgttAACAAGTAAAATTATATACTATTGATAAAAGTCCAACGACACTTACATGAAGGAATTCATTACAACTATTtcggacaaagccaaactaatcatctaattattgtaaaaataaaaataaaaaccacaaGACAGTTGATTTCTTTGCATCCCAACCCATGCATCAACGAACATTCTGTCAAAATTTCATATATAGATTTAGCATTCTCAAAATAATAAAGTGCTAACAAAAAATGGGAGACAACAAGTACCCAAACGATTAGATGAATTCTGACCAAGAGATGAATACAACAATGAACTCCCAAAGTTACAGATCTGACAAGTCACAAGAAGTTACCCCACCAAATACATTATGGAGGGTTATACCATTGTTGGCACGAATGTCATTGtgaagaaatgagagaaaaataaaataaattataaagtATAGAATAATCTAACCATGAGTATGAAAAAAcctgatttgtaaatgaaatacTCGTCCACAGACAAAAACTACTCTCGCAAAAATGAGACCTATAATCCTCGCAAATCAGACATTAAGTTGTTGATCTGAAGAGCTggtgaaaaatcaaaacaaattctAAAGTATAGAAAAAGTGGTTTAGAACTAGTACCATGACCTTCTTCTCCCACCGCCGTACAAGGGCAGTGAAACCCTTGGGGAAGGGAAATGGAATAGAAAAAGTATTTGTGACGACTAGGATTTTGAGAATGAAAAAGGGAGGAAAATGATttaaaatcaataatcaaagtCATGACTCAATTTAGCAATGCAAACAAAGATAAATACACAAAATTAGTTTCCagaagagaaaattttgtaaatttttatttgtggttgagaagttttTAGATGTTTCtggtagtaaataagttgttgatggatTTGTGAGCAAAGTTACtgtagcaaattttttttttgacaacttttttgctAGTGGaaacaagatggtaaaatgcagattttttttgttagtagagaCAAGATGGtataaaatgcgttaagtttttagaattttttgttagtggaaacaccccctaaatGTCAAAAATTTCCTTGCAAATATACATAGTATTTTAGTGATCAACATGCTCCTTAACGTTGGCAAAGTATTTCTACACCACTCATCAATTAAGCATTACAAAGTTATTGaacgaaaaaaagaaagaaagaaagaaagaaaaaagaatcagTATTTATACCTATATCGTACTATACTACTActtttgaaaaaacaatttGATGTTACAGGAGGGGAGGAGGGTACCCTTGaataatagttttcatttaaattCATTTAAGAGGGGGTGGTACTGGTAAAATGAAAAGTCGTGTTTGCTGCTGCGCATGGATTTGCATTGATGGGTGTGTGGAGGATTACTGGTACAAAAAGTGGGGACAAGAAGATCTCAGGGCTATCTCCCCAGAAAGATACCCACCCACAATTTTAAGTACACAACCCAACCCCAAACAGAACCCCTATTTCCTGTGTCCTTTAgtttagggtaccctaccctatCCTACTGCTCTTTAGTCTCCTACTCCTACTACTTACATTGCCCTTACCCTTCCTGCTGTACAACCCCAATCTGGTTGGACTCCTACAAAACCCTATTCCCTGGTGTTTTCGTAACATCAATGCCCTTCCCCTACCACTTTTGTCTTGTGTGGTGTCATGGTGTGAAACATGTGATGGTTAAAAAAACCTTCTTCAGGACACGCAACATTCGATATTTACGCTAGTGATTATTTtatgcagaataattttttgattttatttttatttaatttttttgcatttgttaattttacgagAAATTTTTATAtgatatgggtgagtaaggatgagaggaaccgaaaaagtaaaaaattatgatttttacacaagtattttggaaaatatccaaaaaaaatctcgaaaagtcaatttttggaccttttcttgaatattttctaaagtatttgtgtaaaagttataatttttaactttttcggTTCTTCTTATCCTTACTCACCCATAtgacataaaagtttggcgtaaaactaacaaatgcaaaaaaaaatttgaatgaggacaaaaccaaaaaattatgatacatAAGTTAATCATTAACATGAACGGAGCAAATCTTGAGAACCATTAATCCATCATCCGCTACTACtacttgtttcttttattttatggatGTTGGTTCATCATTTGCACATTAGCCACGGCTCACGATAATTACTACTAGTACTtagcattttttcaaaaaatcatcGTTCCGACCGCCATCCATTGGGCAATGTataatatacaaaaaaaaatgcgggaaaaaaaaaccgaatAGAAATAGATGTTTTACAGATAACAATATACTGATCCTGACTTATTACccccaaaattgaaaaaacaaaggggaacaaaaaaaaataatactgaTCCTACTTTTTATGCATTACAGTAACATTTTCTTACCTTGCGGAAAAGGACCTcctgaaacatttttttaatgCAAATTACTGATATACGGAGTACTTTTcagatatataaaaaataaatatgtgaCGGAAAATTTATTTCACCGTCACAGTGCATGTGGTGCCCAAGGCAATTTATTAGTAAAAGGCTTCGTTCCAACTTCAGAAATGTTGCGTGGCAAATAATTCCACggaaaagtgaagtgaggtgaagaaacaaaagaccaaatttactattttttggtgtgtgttattttgaagagaaattttgcagaaaaattgaaatttcttCATTTTAGCAAGATTTATTTCGCAtaaaagtattttccaatagAAAAGTAAGTTTCTTGGTAACTTATCTCACATAAAGtcaaaagttgatttttcaatcaTATTCCACGATTTTCATTCAACTGACCGGGGCCTATGGAAAATCTATGTA
This genomic window contains:
- the LOC131333668 gene encoding uncharacterized protein LOC131333668, with the protein product MSIIEDFNLNSMPGYASSLKEVLKQTMLSQEVIFRKQVHELHRLHRMQKSLMEDSIWKELNGYNLWKMSTESTLGPFTNPIRYSAQPEDKSFSNSSMLESTRYASKDFLGENSDYSRLQQRSFDLQLPGDQLVNHVGMDLLQERNVWNLRKSTESNHPFDDNTVSFLEEVKLTLSFGGDTGKVGINNSTWHEKKKQSTSHHVINLEESANMASCTDSESLSTPCCAAPITKDKHNLRVPVESNHVSRKTSMKKDLSSGLTLSCSTVDSSESCEGQDSFNQGLKERNVDVAHNSIRTPLTCSKAFDLDLNIVQLDDSPYLDDSVVASSCLSMDGPSGAFDGLIGKLCENTCPAATNWGKPNVNCLNESSTILEQDIAANPTLLVPVSRNSHSEFWADCAPIKGINRTEACSIALKSMSEPTSENCEYLNCDHRNNEIGNTDSLLKFPKRNYTNVITEEVTEIREDIVLPSSCTYGSSVEDANTKKSLSSCIFDCITNDSSSGAKTMQSGTDFEGSNISLLNQYRRSQSSESGEQDLRSSDSSELKHQCCNEKKEESAAEDILIQNAAESLIHFSMKSSTSDQDCSAKAGSNGNEGEERDMPQHSIDSYESIVLKLTENSAEDYCVSSKHFEVNEMDKKDFGIKLKRGRRLKDFHRDVLPSLASLSSHEIREDVSVMQAVIRSREYKRMRSKMANIGGNLSAPVKSRRSRLTYVARRYYS